The Streptomyces spororaveus genome includes a region encoding these proteins:
- a CDS encoding helix-turn-helix domain-containing protein, with amino-acid sequence MTGTEHDTGNGSEERPLLAVRLDDLFRTVRPKGRHWTNAEVADELKRVTPELKVGGVYLSQLRTGKRSNPSPDLLSALARFFGVSVAYFFDDKVAESVLGELAAIEALRQSGVRAVAMRAAGMKKENLQAITAIMDQYRQMQGLPPVADPSEPG; translated from the coding sequence ATGACCGGGACCGAGCACGACACCGGGAACGGGAGTGAGGAACGCCCCCTGCTCGCGGTGCGCCTCGACGACCTGTTCAGAACGGTCCGCCCCAAGGGCAGGCACTGGACCAACGCCGAGGTCGCGGACGAGCTGAAGCGGGTCACCCCCGAACTCAAGGTCGGGGGCGTGTACCTGTCGCAGCTGCGCACGGGGAAGCGCTCCAACCCGTCACCCGATCTCCTGTCCGCCCTGGCCCGTTTCTTCGGCGTCTCGGTCGCCTACTTCTTCGACGACAAGGTCGCCGAGTCCGTGCTCGGCGAGCTCGCCGCCATCGAGGCGCTGCGCCAGTCCGGGGTGCGCGCCGTGGCGATGCGGGCGGCCGGGATGAAGAAGGAGAACCTCCAGGCCATCACGGCCATCATGGACCAGTACCGGCAGATGCAGGGCCTGCCGCCCGTCGCCGACCCCTCCGAGCCGGGATGA
- a CDS encoding toxin, with translation MRGARKERSADHDRRSRLKKLRKAGAQRIAELDLPRATDVAELCRHLGEVRDRPIILVPMQMPSSHPCGMWVAARDEDLIFYDANTTGAHQEHIILHELGHIICCHRGAGGLDGAAARLLFPNLDPELVRDMLLRATYDDVQEQEAEIIAYLLSQRIGDAGRRPAGAPGAGDDEDGNSARSATLSRIERTLI, from the coding sequence ATGAGGGGCGCCCGCAAGGAGCGGTCCGCCGACCACGACCGCCGCAGCCGGCTCAAGAAGCTCCGCAAGGCCGGAGCGCAGCGGATCGCGGAACTCGATCTGCCGAGGGCGACCGACGTGGCCGAGCTGTGCCGCCACCTCGGGGAGGTACGCGACCGCCCGATCATCCTGGTCCCGATGCAGATGCCCTCCTCGCATCCGTGCGGCATGTGGGTCGCCGCGCGCGACGAGGACCTCATCTTCTACGACGCCAACACCACCGGCGCTCATCAGGAGCACATCATCTTGCACGAGCTCGGCCACATCATCTGCTGCCATCGCGGGGCAGGCGGGCTGGACGGGGCGGCCGCACGCCTCCTCTTCCCCAACCTCGACCCCGAACTCGTCCGCGACATGCTCCTGCGCGCGACCTACGACGACGTCCAGGAGCAGGAGGCGGAGATCATCGCCTACCTCCTCTCCCAGCGGATCGGCGACGCCGGGCGGCGGCCCGCCGGGGCGCCGGGCGCGGGGGACGACGAGGACGGCAATTCCGCCAGGAGCGCCACACTCAGCCGCATCGAACGCACCCTGATCTGA